In a genomic window of Pseudomonas putida:
- the gnd gene encoding phosphogluconate dehydrogenase (NAD(+)-dependent, decarboxylating) produces MQLGIIGLGRMGGNIARRLMLNGHSTVVYDRNTDFVDALSKEGATGVADLPALVAGLAKPRAVWVMLPAGAPTEDTIDTLSTLLEAGDTIIDGGNTHYKDDIRRAKTLSEKGLHYIDVGTSGGVWGLERGYCMMIGGDAETVKRLDPLFASLAPGMGDIPRTKDRKSDDDRAERGYIHAGPAGAGHFVKMIHNGIEYGMMQAFAEGFDILKTKSSTRLPEDQRFDLNVADIAEVWRRGSVVSSWLLDLTADALASDKDLDGFSGSVADSGEGQWTIEAAMEQAVPVPVLSNSLFSRYRSRGQGTFGDKILSAQRFGFGGHVETPKK; encoded by the coding sequence ATGCAACTCGGGATTATTGGACTGGGCCGCATGGGCGGCAATATCGCGCGGCGCCTGATGCTCAACGGCCATTCCACCGTTGTGTACGACCGCAATACCGATTTTGTCGACGCCTTGAGCAAAGAAGGCGCCACTGGCGTCGCCGATTTGCCAGCCCTGGTCGCTGGCCTGGCCAAACCACGAGCGGTCTGGGTCATGCTGCCGGCAGGCGCACCGACCGAAGACACCATCGACACCCTGAGCACCTTGCTCGAAGCCGGCGATACGATCATCGACGGCGGCAACACTCACTATAAGGACGACATCCGTCGGGCCAAGACCCTCTCGGAAAAAGGCCTGCACTACATCGACGTCGGCACTTCCGGCGGCGTCTGGGGCCTGGAGCGCGGGTACTGCATGATGATCGGCGGCGACGCCGAGACCGTGAAGCGACTTGATCCGCTGTTCGCCAGCCTGGCCCCGGGCATGGGCGACATTCCGCGCACCAAGGACCGCAAATCCGACGACGATCGTGCCGAGCGCGGGTACATCCACGCAGGTCCCGCCGGTGCCGGGCATTTCGTGAAGATGATCCACAATGGCATCGAGTACGGAATGATGCAGGCCTTCGCCGAGGGCTTCGACATTCTCAAGACCAAGTCCAGCACCCGCCTGCCGGAAGACCAGCGCTTCGACCTGAACGTTGCTGACATCGCCGAAGTCTGGCGTCGTGGCAGTGTGGTGTCGTCGTGGTTGCTCGACCTGACTGCCGATGCGCTGGCCAGCGACAAGGATCTGGATGGTTTCTCCGGTTCCGTAGCTGACAGCGGCGAAGGTCAATGGACAATCGAGGCGGCCATGGAACAGGCGGTGCCGGTGCCAGTGCTGTCGAACTCGTTGTTCTCTCGCTACCGTTCCCGTGGCCAAGGCACTTTTGGCGACAAGATCCTTTCGGCCCAGCGCTTCGGCTTCGGTGGCCACGTGGAGACACCCAAGAAATGA
- a CDS encoding DUF6026 family protein, with the protein MGTVHTALPAQTLYVTIRRDELRQLKDERDQLKQELAQLRLMLQGQQPLPMTQRAALD; encoded by the coding sequence ATGGGCACAGTACACACCGCACTGCCAGCACAAACCCTTTATGTCACTATCCGCCGCGACGAATTGCGCCAATTGAAAGACGAGCGCGACCAGTTGAAGCAGGAACTTGCGCAGCTGCGCCTGATGCTCCAGGGCCAACAGCCCTTACCCATGACACAACGTGCTGCCCTCGACTGA
- a CDS encoding phosphoethanolamine transferase CptA, producing MAWFKRSDMSANGFDWKGLLWLFLFFWYFSGITQLLIQLTGTSGFSGFRQAFVMSAVWLAPMLLFPKQTRLLAAVIGVVLWACSMASLGYFFIYQQEFSQSVIFIMFESNVSEAGEYMTQYFAWWMVPAFLAHTVFAWFLWTRLRPVYLPRGQALVAATAIVLAVVGYPLIKQTLRTDSFADGFEKFETRIEPAVPWQMAVAYHRYLDTLAGMQDMLDSASKIPPLHNLKDAMANQPATLVLVIGESTNRQRMSLYGYPRETTPELDKLKDQLTVFNNVITPRPYTIEALQQVLTFADEENPELYLTTPSLVSMMKQAGYKTFWITNQQTMTKRNTMLTTFSQQADEQVYLNNNRNQNAAQYDGDVIEPFNKALADAAPRKLIVVHLLGTHMSYQYRYPSTFDKFQDRNGVPAGVRDDQLPTYNSYDNAVLYNDFVVSSLIKDYAKTDPNGFLLYLSDHGEDVFDSAGHGTLGRNENKPTAPMYTIPFMAWASPKWRETHDWSFAGDLERPYSSSHLIHTWADLAGLSFDELDRSKSVVSDSFKPRPLIIGNPYERQQRPLIDFSLIKPKTKPDTAGVVQQ from the coding sequence ATGGCTTGGTTTAAACGCAGCGACATGTCTGCGAATGGATTCGATTGGAAAGGCCTGCTCTGGCTGTTCCTGTTCTTCTGGTACTTTTCCGGGATCACCCAGCTGCTGATCCAGCTGACAGGTACTTCAGGCTTCTCCGGTTTCCGCCAAGCGTTCGTGATGAGTGCCGTCTGGCTGGCACCGATGTTGCTGTTCCCCAAACAGACACGACTGTTGGCCGCCGTGATCGGCGTTGTGCTCTGGGCCTGTTCCATGGCCAGCCTGGGTTACTTCTTCATCTACCAGCAGGAATTCTCCCAAAGCGTCATCTTCATCATGTTCGAGTCGAACGTGTCTGAAGCCGGCGAGTACATGACCCAGTATTTTGCCTGGTGGATGGTGCCCGCTTTCCTTGCCCACACCGTTTTCGCCTGGTTCCTCTGGACCCGCCTGCGTCCGGTCTACCTGCCACGCGGCCAGGCCCTGGTTGCCGCCACCGCCATCGTGCTGGCCGTGGTGGGTTATCCGCTGATCAAGCAAACCTTGCGCACCGACAGTTTCGCCGACGGCTTCGAGAAATTCGAAACCCGTATCGAGCCAGCCGTGCCGTGGCAGATGGCCGTGGCCTATCACCGCTACCTGGACACTCTGGCCGGCATGCAGGACATGCTCGACAGCGCCAGCAAGATTCCACCCTTGCATAATCTGAAAGACGCCATGGCCAACCAGCCGGCGACCCTGGTGCTGGTGATCGGCGAATCGACCAACCGTCAGCGCATGAGCCTGTACGGCTACCCGCGTGAGACCACGCCGGAGTTGGACAAGCTCAAGGATCAACTGACGGTCTTCAACAACGTCATCACCCCGCGCCCCTACACCATCGAAGCGCTGCAGCAGGTGCTGACCTTCGCCGATGAAGAGAATCCGGAGCTGTACCTGACCACGCCTTCGCTGGTCAGCATGATGAAACAGGCGGGTTACAAGACCTTCTGGATCACCAACCAGCAAACCATGACCAAGCGCAACACCATGCTCACGACCTTCTCCCAGCAGGCCGACGAGCAGGTGTACCTGAACAACAACCGCAACCAGAACGCTGCCCAGTACGATGGCGATGTGATCGAGCCCTTCAACAAGGCCCTGGCCGACGCGGCGCCACGCAAGCTGATCGTGGTGCATCTGCTCGGCACCCACATGAGCTACCAGTACCGCTACCCGTCGACCTTCGACAAGTTCCAGGATCGCAATGGCGTCCCGGCCGGTGTGCGTGACGATCAATTGCCGACCTACAACAGCTACGACAATGCGGTGCTGTACAACGACTTCGTGGTGTCTAGCCTGATCAAGGATTACGCCAAGACCGACCCGAACGGCTTCCTGTTGTACCTGTCCGACCATGGTGAAGACGTATTCGACTCGGCAGGTCACGGCACCCTTGGCCGTAACGAAAACAAACCTACCGCACCGATGTATACCATCCCGTTCATGGCCTGGGCGTCGCCCAAATGGCGCGAAACCCACGACTGGAGCTTTGCCGGCGACCTGGAGCGGCCTTACAGCAGTTCGCACCTGATCCACACCTGGGCAGACCTGGCCGGCCTGAGCTTCGATGAACTGGATCGCAGCAAGAGCGTGGTCAGCGACAGCTTCAAGCCGCGCCCGTTGATTATCGGCAACCCGTATGAGCGTCAGCAGCGGCCACTGATCGACTTCAGCCTGATCAAGCCGAAGACGAAGCCCGACACGGCGGGCGTCGTGCAGCAATAA